One Helianthus annuus cultivar XRQ/B chromosome 12, HanXRQr2.0-SUNRISE, whole genome shotgun sequence genomic region harbors:
- the LOC110892659 gene encoding uncharacterized protein LOC110892659, whose amino-acid sequence MAENSSSHRQPGPQPNVGNNFQMERFPEHGVNRHQAALNAIVRSDSPNIRSGEEINTTKLDPSTPPWGDVQPSQYKDSSYQEQIHMVQGGPSRRSNKRNYDQHWREQQVVFPVVPGGPQEERPVIITGIFGHYRTDYMFIDPGSSMDIIYEQCFKQLDSEDKARLEPVDFPLTGFCNEAVFPLGQIAFPVTLSDGKHSRTVTVNFMVMPATSRHDILLGRRSQREFSMITSIPHTACEFPTETGVAILYSSKEVMSVDDEPLAKAVKASASNEPEKWVLNGEYPEQTILLGQAMSPTIRIRLKKLLSNNKDIFAWCPADMTGVPRDIAQHCLNIKPSVEPVAQGRRSFSEERAKAMDEQVTELLNAGILREVKYHTWVANPVMVQKHSGGWRMCVDFKDLNKACPRDCYALPEIDKKVDSLASFRWKCFLDCYKGYHQVQMKEEDEEKTAFRTDKGIYCYTKMPFGLRNAGATYQRLMDTVFSEDIGKTVEVYMDDLVIMSHEEETMLDNIQHTFDSLRSVNLKLNPIKCSFGMEEGKFLGFIVTKDGFKVNPEKVQAIQLMPSPATVKEMQRLAGRLAALNRFLANHAAKSYPFISTLRNCGKKTPFQWTPEAEAAFKQMKEYLIQLPTLTAPKEKEPLILYLSAAEVAVGAVLMVERENIQTPIYYISKMLTGPETRYSMIEKLVLALVHASRRLRRYFSGHVITVLTNYHLGQILSKPDIAGRLAKWAIELGSYNIFYRPRPAIKGQVLADFATEVPIDKIQECEAIQNPTPVFDDGVWTLHTDGASNDDGAGAGLRLVSLDNHELTYAIRLDFQSTNNEAEYKAFLAGLRLALKMGARNLEANVDSKLVAEQVNGRYDAKGEAMALYLEQARMLINQFQTFKVNHINRSENKHADALSKLAATSFQHLAKEVRIEVLSNPSIHLKQVSVIEMGNPSWMSPIILYLQHGKLPEGKAEARKIQHKAINYEMADGVLYQKSFMGPLLHCVDKTDAQYLVREIHEGLCGIHAGPRMVVAKIMNAGYYWPGMHMDAVDLLRRCEACQRHAPKTLRPKNPLIPVTSAWPFQQFGLPLRIISDNGTNFAAEDLQKWFKEMKIEHSFASVAHPQANGQVESINKQIVDGIKARLGTARRGWVDELPSILWAHRTMPKTSTGETPFSLVYGSEAVIPAEIGLPSPRMLAMEKQNHEQERRLDLDLLEERRENAAIAEARYKSKLEKYYNARVRVCTFVPGDFVLRDNEASNAEKPGKLAPRWEGPYVINEVLGKGAYTLKRIDGTLVPRTWNAQQLRRCYM is encoded by the exons atggcagaaaattcatcttCTCACCGACAGCCTGGTCCTCAACCAAACGTCGGAAACAATTTCCAAATGGAAAGATTCCCAGAGCACGGGGTTAACAGACACCAAGCTGCTTTAAACGCAATCGTCAGATCTGATTCCCCAAACATCAGATCTGGAGAAGAAATCAACACTACAAAATTGGACCCATCAACCCCACCTTGGGGGGATGTCCAACCCAGCCAGTACAAAGATAGCAGTTATCAGGAACAAATACACATGGTTCAAGGAGGTCCGTCACGAAGATCAAATAAACGAAACTATGATCAACACTGGAGAGAACAGCAAGTCGTGTTCCCTGTTGTTCCTGGGGGCCCTCAGGAAGAACGACCAGTAATTATCACTGGTATTTTTGGTCATTACCGAACGGACTATATGTTCATAGATCCAGGTAGCTCGATGGACATCATATACGAACAATGCTTTAAACAGCTCGATTCAGAAGATAAAGCACGTTTAGAACCGGTCGATTTTCCCCTCACCGGATTCTGTAATGAAGCTGTTTTCCCGTTAGGGCAGATCGCTTTCCCGGTGACCTTATCAGATGGCAAACATTCACGAACAGTTACAGTAAATTTCATGGTCATGCCAGCAACATCACGTCATGATATTTTGCTCGGGAGAAGGTCACAAAGAGAATTCAGCATGATCACTTCCATTCCACACACCGCTTGTGAATTTCCGACAGAAACCGGAGTTGCAATTCTCTATTCAAGCAAAGAAGTCATGTCCGTAGACGATGAACCACTAGCAAAGGCAGTCAAAGCTTCGGCATCAAACgaaccagagaaatgggttctAAACGGCGAATACCCAGAACAAACCATTCTGCTAGGACAAGCCATGTCACCAACAATACGCATACGACTGAAAAAGTTGTTGTCTAACAACAAAGATATATTTGCCTGGTGCCCAGCAGACATGACTGGAGTTCCACGCGACATCGCGCAACATTGTTTAAACATCAAACCATCAGTAGAACCGGTTGCTCAGGGGAGGCGCAGCTTCAGTGAAGAAAGAGCAAAAGCGATGGACGAGCAAGTAACAGAGTTACTCAATGCGGGAATCCTGCGCGAAGTAaaataccatacatgggttgcCAATCCAGTCATGGTACAAAAACATAGCGGCGGgtggagaatgtgtgtcgacttcaaagacctcaacaaagcatGTCCCAGAGACTGCTACGCGCTCCCTGAGATAGACAAGAAAGTCGATTCTTTAGCATCATTCAGATGGAAATGCTTTCTCGACTGTTATAAGGGTTATCACCAGGTCCAGatgaaagaagaagacgaagaaaaaACCGCATTCCGCACAGATAAAGGCATCtactgctacacaaaaatgccATTTGGTTTGCGCAACGCAGGCGCAACGTATCAACGCCTAATGGACACAGTCTTTAGCGAGGATATTGGCAAAACTGTCGAggtatacatggatgacctcgtcatcatgagccaTGAAGAGGAGACAATGCTCGACAATATCCAGCACACGTTCGATTCCTTACGAAGCGTAAACTTAAAATTGAACCCGATAAAGTGCTCCTTCGGCATGGAAGAAGGAAAATTTTTGGGTTTCATAGTTACAAAAGACGGTTTCAAGGTCAATCCAGAAAAAGTGCAGGCCATTCAGCTAATGCCATCACCGGCAACAGTCAAGGAAATGCAGAGGCTCGCCGGACGAttagcagctctgaacagattTTTGGCCAACCATGCGGCAAAATCTTATCCATTTATCAGTACGCTGCGAAACTGCGGAAAGAAAACTCCTTTTCAATGGACGCCTGAAGCAGAAGCAGCATTCAAACAAATGAAAGAATATTTAATCCAGTTACCAACGCTGACCGCGCCCAAAGAAAAAGAACCATTGATCTTATATCTATCAGCCGCGGAGGTAGCAGTAGGCGCAGTATTAATGGTAGAACGGGAAAATATACAGACTCcaatctactacatcagcaaaatgctcaccgGCCCTGAAACTCGTTACTCAATGATAGAAAAATTGGTCCTAGCGCTAGTACACGCATCCAGACGTTTGCGCAGGTACTTTTCAGGCCATGTCATCACAGTACTAACAAATTATCATTTGGGCCAAATCTTGTCAAAACCCGACATAGCGGGAAGATTAGCTAAATGGGCCATCGAGCTGGGAAGCTACAACATTTTTTATAGACCAAGACCAGCAATCAAAGGGCAAGTTCTAGCAGACTTCGCCACTGAAGTTCCCATTGATAAAATACAAGAATGTGAGGCAATCCAGAACCCGACGCCTGTTTTTGACGACGGAGTCTGGACCTTACACACAGATGGTGCTTCCAATGACGACGGAGCAGGAGCAGGTCTCCGATTAGTCAGTCTGGATAATCACGAACTTACATATGCCATACGCTTAGATTTCCAAAGTACCAACAATGAAGCAGAATACAAAGCATTTTTAGCAGGTCTTCGTCTAGCACTCAAAATGGGGGCAAGAAACCTTGAAGCCAACGTTGACTCAAAGCTAGTAGCTGAACAAGTTAACGGTCGTTATGACGCGAAGGGAGAAGCTATGGCTTTGTACCTCGAACAAGCGCGGATGTTAATCAACCAATTTCAgacattcaaagtcaatcacataaacagaagcgagaacaagcATGCTGACGCACTAAGCAAGTTAGCTGCTACTAGTTTTCAGCACTTAGCAAAAGAGGTACGCATAGAAGTATTATCCAATCCTTCCATTCATCTCAAGCAAGTAAGCGTCATAGAGATGGGGAATCCATCCTGGATGTCTCCAATTATTTTGTACCTTCAACACGGGAAACTCCCGGAAGGAAAGGCAGAAGCCCGGAAAATACAACACAAAGCAATAAACTACGAGATGGCGGATGGCGTCCTTTATCAAAAATCATTCATGGGCCCATTACTACATTGTGTTGATAAAACAGACGCTCAATACTTGGTCAGAGAAATCCACGAGGGACTATGCGGGATACATGCAGGACCGcgcatggtcgtggcaaaaataatgaacgccggatactactggccagggATGCACATGGACGCGGTAGATCTATTAAGAAGATGTGAAGCATGTCAACGTCACGCACCAAAGACACTTCGACCCAAAAACCCGCTAATTCCTGTTACTTCCGCCTGGCCTTTCCAACA ATTTGGGTTACCATTGCGCATTATTTCCGACAATGGTACAAACTTCGCCGCAGAAGACcttcaaaaatggttcaaagaaatgaaAATTGAGCACAGCTTTGCCTCCGTTGCGCATCCTCAAGCGAACGGTCAGGTAGAAAGCATAAACAAACAAATCGTTGACGGCATAAAAGCGCGACTTGGGACAGCGCGCAGAGGGTGGGTCGACGAACTTCCCAGCATCCTCTGGGCGCATCGAACAATGCCAAAGACTAGCACCGGAGAAACTCCGTTCAGTCTAGTCTATGGGTCAGAGGCCGTCATTCCAGCTGAGATAGGCCTACCATCACCGCGCATGCTGGCTATGGAAAAACAGAACCATGAACAAGAACGGAGACTGGATTTGGATCTtctggaagaaaggcgcgaaaacgctgccatagCAGAAGCAAGGTACAAATCCAAGCTCGAAAAATATTACAATGCGCGTGTGCGTGTTTGCACCTTTGTCCCCGGAGATTTTGTCTTACGCGACAACGAGGCTTCAAACGCCGAAAAACCCGGCAAATTAGCGCCAagatgggaaggaccatacgtcATTAACGAAGTCTTAGGCAAGGGGGCATATACCCTAAAAAGGATCGATGGGACCCTAGTTCCCCGTACCTGGAACGCGCAACAGTTGCGCAGGTGTTACATGTGA